The Scomber scombrus chromosome 5, fScoSco1.1, whole genome shotgun sequence genome window below encodes:
- the LOC133980567 gene encoding ion channel TACAN-like, producing MPQGLTDVLEEWKGLEEEYQHAQETHKLYIQKLDEISKLQNKCSSSILSQQKRLKEMSHLVKKCSKGLSEEDAKTLEEIKEKMKMRPNTFFEMEAFLPKKNGLYLSLVLGNVNVTLLSKQSKFAYKDEYEMFKLCFTVILLLFSFMCYFFAGYRFLDAILNFLLVWYYCTLTIRESILISNGSRIKGWWVFHHYISAFLSGVILTWPDGTLYELFRNQFLAYSLYQSFVQCLQCYYQSGCLYRLRSLGERHNMDLTVVGFQSWMWKGLTFLLPFLFFGHFWQLFNSISLYKMAQLPECKEGQVLMCSVCFLILFMGNFFTTVAVVRQKFKSRNQKPKNL from the exons ATGCCTCAGGGTTTAACAGACGTTCTGGAGGAGTGGAAAGGTCTGGAAGAGGAATATCAGCACGCTCAG GAGACACACAAGCTGTACATACAGAAACTGGATGAAATTTCCAAACTACAAAACAAATGCTCTTCCTCCATTCTGAGTCAGCAAAAGAGACTCAAGGAGATGTCCCACCTTGTGAAAAA ATGCAGCAAAGGACTATCAGAAGAAGATGCAAAGACCttggaagaaataaaagagaaaatgaagatgCGACCAAATACTTTCTTTGAAATGGAAGCTTTCCTTCCCAAGAAAAATGG GCTGTATCTCAGTCTTGTTCTTGGAAATGTGAACGTCACTCTTCTCAGCAAGCAGTCAAA ATTTGCCTACAAAGATGAATATGAGATGTTCAAGCTGTGCTTCACTGTCATCCTGCTGCTATTCTCCTTCATGTGCTATTTCTTTGCGGGCTACAG GTTCCTTGATGCGATCCTAAATTTCCTGCTGGTGTGGTATTATTGCACATTAACGATCAGGGAAAGTATCCTCATCAGCAATGGCTCCAG AATCAAAGGCTGGTGGGTTTTCCATCACTACATCTCAGCTTTTCTGTCTGGTGTAATACTGACATG GCCTGATGGGACCCTGTACGAGTTATTCAGGAACCAGTTCCTCGCCTACTCCTTGTATCAAA GCTTCGTTCAGTGTCTGCAGTGCTATTATCAGAGCGGGTGTCTGTACAGACTACGATCACTGGGAGAAAGACACAACATGGATCTGACCGTGG TGGGATTTCAGTCCTGGATGTGGAAAGGGCTGACATTTCTTTTGCCCTTCCTGTTTTTTGGTCAT TTCTGGCAGCTCTTCAATAGCATCTCTCTCTACAAAATGGCTCAGCTCCCAGAATGTAAAGAAGGGCAG GTCTTGATGTGCAGTGTCTGCTTCCTCATTCTCTTCATGGGAAATTTCTTCACCACTGTTGCTGTGGTTCGTCAGAAATTCAAGAGCAGGAATCAGAAACCAAAGAATCTCTAA
- the gdpd1 gene encoding lysophospholipase D GDPD1 yields the protein MCAAVYVLSSVTGYVLASALLLKCPTLLHRRRKEPFFSRHISHRGGAAENLENTMAAFKHAVDLGTDMLELDCHLTKDEQVVVSHDANLKRSTGINAYISDVAYAELPPYLCKLGVTFQRECFCEGGNDKRIPLLRDIFDAFPNTPVNIDIKVNNSTLIKKVSELVTKYDREHLTVWGNASNQIVKRCYKENPRIPVLFSLPRVLQLLGLFYTGLLPFVPLKEQFLEIPMPSIITKLKDPGSLTKSQRFIAWLADSLLMRKALFEHLTARGIQVYIWVLNDEEDFQRAFDLGATGVMTDFPTRLKDFMDRNGISKPQ from the exons ATGTGCGCCGCTGTGTATGTCCTGTCCTCAGTGACAGGCTATGTGCTCGCCTCTGCCCTGCTGCTGAAATGCCCCACTCTTCTGCACCGGAGAAGGAAAGAGCCTTTCTTCAGCAGGCACATTTCTCATCGTGGAG GAGCAGCTGAAAACCTGGAAAACACTATGGCAGCTTTCAAGCA TGCTGTGGATCTTGGCACAGACATGCTGGAGTTGGACTGCCACCTGACGAAAGATGAACAGGTTGTGGTTTCACATGATGCCAACCTGAAAAGGTCCACTGGCATCAACGCCTACATCTCTGACGTGGCCTATGCT GAGCTCCCTCCATACCTTTGCAAGCTGGGTGTAACTTTTCAGAGGG AGTGTTTCTGCGAGGGGGGAAATGACAAACGCATCCCTCTCCTCAGGGACATCTTTGATGCATTTCCTAATACCCCTGTCAACATTGACATCAAGGTCAACAACAGCACGCTCATCAAGAag GTCTCCGAGCTGGTCACCAAATACGACAGAGAGCACCTGACTGTCTGGGGCAACGCCAGCAACCAGATTGTGAAGAGGTGTTACAAAGAG aaCCCCCGTATTCCAGTGTTGTTCAGCTTGCCCAGAGTATTGCAGCTCCTAGGCCTCTTCTACACCGGCCTTCTCCCCTTTGTTCCCCTCAAGGAGCAGTTCCTGGAGATCCCAATGCCCTCTATTATTACCAA ACTAAAGGATCCTGGCAGTTTAACTAAGAGTCAACGATTCATCGCCTGGCTTGCAGACTC CTTGCTGATGAGGAAAGCTCTGTTTGAACATCTAACTGCTCGGGGAATACAG GTGTACATTTGGGTGCTGAATGACGAGGAGGACTTCCAGAGGGCATTTGACTTGGGAGCCACAGGAGTTATGACAGATTTTCCCACTAGGCTTAAAGACTTCATGGACCGGAATGGCATTTCTAAGCCCCAATGA